CTTGTTTTTTTAATTACGGCACAGCCTCTCCAGAGAGAGGCCGGGGTCAGGGTGGGGGGAGAGGAATTATAGGCTGCCAGACAGCCTCCCGGGATGGATTTTACACGTCACGGTATTAAAGCTCATTTGTACTAAGCCGAAATACACAAAAGATTACCCGGCTTCCGGGTCCTGCCCTTGGTCGAGCTTGCGGTCTTTCAGACCGTCTCTATAACATTTCCCGCCATACCAGTCGATCTGGCGGCAGATCCCCCGGATGATGCTGACTTCCTTGGCCCGCAGCGGCAGGCGGTTGAAAAAGCGCCGCAAATTGTTCATCCAGTAGTCAGGGTTATCCGGATTGATAAAGCTGATCCGGACCAGTATTTCCTTTAACTGCGCGTACATGCCTTCAAGTTCGTGGCGACTGGCCACCCGGGGAATAAACGCCGTTTTTTCTTCCCGGGCGGCAAGGAAAATTTCATAACATACGATCATGACGGCCTGGGCCAGATTGAGGGAAGAGAACGCCGCTGTGGGAATATGGACCAAGTCATGGCAGTTGCATAGATCCTCATTGGAAAGTCCCCGATCCTCGGGGCCGAACAGGATGGCCACCTGGTTGTGGTGTGAAAGGGGAATCAGGCTTTCGGCCAGTTTTGCGGGTGATTTTAATACCGGCCGCTGGCCCCCCAGCCGTGCGGTGGTTCCGGCCACAAATTGAAACGGAGCCAACGCTTCCCTGAGGTCGCTAAAAACCTGCATTTTTTCAACGACCCCGGCAGCCGCATGGGTTGCCATCATCCGGACCCGCTCCAGATCGAGCTGTTGCGGCGCAACCACAATCAACCGGCCGATTCCCATGTTTTGCATGGCACGGGCGGCAGCCCCGATATTTTCAGAAATCCGCGGCCGATGCAGCACGATGGAGACATGCTGAAGCATCACCCGGTCAGACATCAGCCGACAATTTCAAAACGGTTGAAAAAGTAACCGATTTCAAAAGCGGCGGTTTCCGGCGCATCCGATCCATGGACAATGTTTTTCTCAATGCTGGTTGCAAAATCCGCCCGAATCGTCCCCTTTTCCGCATCCTTGTAATTGGTGGCGCCCATCAGCTTTCTGTTACGGGCGATCACATTTTCAGCTTCCAGCACCATCACCACCACCGGACCGGACGACATGAACTCCGTCAAGCTGC
This genomic interval from Desulfobacterales bacterium contains the following:
- a CDS encoding RNA methyltransferase, which translates into the protein MSDRVMLQHVSIVLHRPRISENIGAAARAMQNMGIGRLIVVAPQQLDLERVRMMATHAAAGVVEKMQVFSDLREALAPFQFVAGTTARLGGQRPVLKSPAKLAESLIPLSHHNQVAILFGPEDRGLSNEDLCNCHDLVHIPTAAFSSLNLAQAVMIVCYEIFLAAREEKTAFIPRVASRHELEGMYAQLKEILVRISFINPDNPDYWMNNLRRFFNRLPLRAKEVSIIRGICRQIDWYGGKCYRDGLKDRKLDQGQDPEAG
- the ndk gene encoding nucleoside-diphosphate kinase; this encodes MERTLSIIKPDGVAQGVIGEVVKRFESNKIKIVAMKMLYMTRKEAQGFYAVHRERPFFSSLTEFMSSGPVVVMVLEAENVIARNRKLMGATNYKDAEKGTIRADFATSIEKNIVHGSDAPETAAFEIGYFFNRFEIVG